The following nucleotide sequence is from Thermostaphylospora chromogena.
GTGACGGTCTGCGACCGGGGGGCACGGCGGTGCGGGATCGTGACCTTCACGGTGGACGGCGTGCAGGCGACGCGGGTGAAGGCGTCGCTGTCGGAGCAGGGGATCAACACCACGGTCTCGTACGCCGCGAACGCGCGCTACGACCTGCCCGTCCGCGGGCTGGGCGACCTGGTGCGCGCCTCGGTGCACTACTACAACACCGAAGAGGAGCTGGGACGCTTGACCGAGGCGGTGGCCGCCCTCGCCCGCACCGCGTGATCCGCGCGGGGGCATCCGCCGGGAGGAGCCCCGCCGCGCCCCGGTCCCGCGCCGGGGCGTCAGAAGACCCGGAAGTGGTGGAACAGCTCGAACTCCTCGTCCTGGACCGCGAACGCCGCCGCCTCTGAGCGCTTGACGGCCAGATAGGCGGTACGGCGCAGCGGCCCCAGCGCCTCCATGAGCATCTCGTCGGCGGTCAGCGCGTCCAGCGCCTCGTCCAGCGAGGCGGGCAGCCGCCGCAGTCCCAGCCGGTGGCGCTCGGCCTCGGTGAGCGTGTCCGGGTCCACCTCCACCGGGTCACCCGGGTCCAGCCTGCGGCGCACGCCGTCCAACCCGGCGTGGATCACCGCGCCCAGCGACAGGTAGGGGTTGGCCGAGGAGTCGGAGGGCTTCAGCTCCAGGTTGACGACGCCCGAACCCAGCGGCGAGCACACCCGCACCGCCGCCTCCCGGTTGTCCGGTCCGTAGCACACGTAGGAGCTGGCCCACATGCGCGGGGCCAGCCTGCGGAAGCTGTTGACGGTGCCGCAGGTCAGCGCGGTCAGCGCGGGCAGGTGGGCGAGGAGTCCGCCCACGAACCAGCGGCCGGTCTCCGACAGGCCGCCCGCCCCGTCGGAGAGCAGCTCGCGCCGGCCCTCGGCGTCCCACAGCGAAAGGTGGAGGTGGGCGCCGTTCCCCGCCTGCTCGGCGATGGGTTTGGGCGCGAGCGAGGCCCACATGGACATGCGCAGCGCCACGCCGCGCACCGTCTCGCGGTAGAGCACGTGGTTGTCGGCGGCGCGCAGCGGGGGAGCGTGCCGGATCGATAGCTCCTGCTGTCCGTGCCCCAGCTCGGGATGGACGTGCTCCACCCGCATCCCCTGCGCCTCCAGGGCCTGCACCAGCCGGATGGTGTAATCGTGGACGGTGTCGAAGCCGAAGGCGGCGTAGCACAGGCTGTCGTCGATCGGGACCAGGCGGTCCACGGGGTCGCCGGGCTCCCGCCTGCCCAGTGTGAACTCCGGTTCGAAGGCGGCCATGAGGGTGTAGCCGGCCTCGGCGAGGGCGGACACGGCGTCGCGGAGGAAGGCGCGCGGGCACGCCTCCCAGGGGGTGCCGTCCTGGTTGCGCAGGTCGGACAGCATCGCCGCGGCACCGGGCGCGTACGGCAGCGGTACGAACGTCGCGGGATCCGGTACGATGCGGACCTCGCCCACGGGTCCCATGCCCGGCACGTCCTGCAGCTGGTCGAGCATGTTCATGGCCATCATCGCCCTCGTGTGGCCGATGCCGCTGCGCAGCCGTTCGGCGAGCCGGGAACGGGACGCCGCCTTGCCGCGGGTCACCCCGCCGTGGTCGGTGTAGAGGAAACGGATCAGCTCGATCCCCTCGGCCTCGGCGCGTTCCAGGACGCGACGGGACGCCGGGTCGAGCGATTCCACCTCGTCGGTGTGGCGCTGTGTCACTCTGCCTGCGTAGCACGAACGGGACGCGAGGGAAAGCGTCATCGTCGCCCCGACACCACCGCGTGCGGCCGCGGCGGAGAAGTCACGGCGTTCCCGAAGGCGGCGGGGAGGGCCGGGATGAGAGGGAGCCCGATCGATCAGGTCGGCCGCGATCCGCGGGAGCGGTGCGCCGGACGCTCCCGTACCATGGGTTCGCCGGTCACCCTCAGGTCAACACGGCACTGAAGAATGTGGCCAACCGGTCCGCTCCATTGAGAATCCCGTCCATCACACCGTTCACGGCAGCTGCAGCATCAGCCGGCCGGGTAAACAAATAGAAGGCCACGAACGCCACGGCGACATAGGTGAGAACCTTCTTGACCTGCATGGGGGGCCTCCTGCAGTCCAAATACCTGGCGTATATACCCGGTTTTGGTGGATTGCTCTCGGGACACGGGTGATCTTAGCCTCCCTCTCCCGGCCGCCTCGTTGTGCCCGTTTCCATCGCAATCCCTCCCCCAGGAACGATAGCCGCCCAAGGCGTGCCTCGGGCGGAGGAGAACCCTGCCCGCATAGGGAGATGTGGGTCACACCGGAAGGAACGGCGGGGGCGGGGCCGTGCCTCAGACGCCCAGGCGCGCCGATCGCAGCAGCGCCACGGCCCGTTCCTCGCCGATCGCCTCCACCCGGGCGTGCGCCTGGCGGCCGAAGCAGAACAGCAGCAGCTCGCTCGGCGGCCCCGACAACCTGACCGCGGGGCCGCCTCTCCTCCCGCCGCGGGCCACCGCGCCGCCCGGCCCGCGCATCACCACCGCGACCGGGGCGCGGCGCAGCATCAACCACGCCATCTTCGACAGCCGCCGCCAGATCAGCGCCTCCAGGTCGCCGGACAGCTCACGAGGCTCCCACCCCGGCTGGGCACGGCGCAGATCCTCGTGATGGACGAAGAACTCCAGCGTGTTGACCGCGGCGTCCAGGCCGGGGACCAGGCGGTAGAGGCCGCCGGGCCCGGAACGGACCAGCCGCACCAGGCCCGCGAAGCCGTGCTCGGCCTTGAGCGACCGCTGCACGGCGACGGTGTGGGAGGCCAGCGGCGCCAGCGCGATGCCCGGGAGGGCGTCCAGCCGCCGCTCGCGCAGCACCAGATGGGCCGCGAGATCGAAGGCCGTCCATCCCTCGCAGAGGGTGGGGACGTCCGGACCGAGGCGGTCGAACAGGTCGCAGAGCGCCTGGCGTTCGGCGCGGGCGTGATTCACGTTCCGATCGTACCGATCGCGCCGATCGGGCCGGTCCGGCGCGGCCGCCCGTTCCCGGCACGGCGGGTCCGTGGGAATAACGAGGCGACAGGCCGTGATAGTGACATAGGCGGACGAAGGACCTGTGGCGGCCGGGCCGTCGGCGTGTCCGGCGCCGGAGAAGGGGCCGACATCGAGGGGGAGGATGCCCAGTGGCGAGCAAGGTCACCTCTGCCGTGATGCGTCAAGGACTACGGGTGATCGGGGTGGCCATCCGCACCGAGCCGGCGATCTTCATCGGCGCCGTGCTCGCCAGCGCCGTCTACGGCATGACCACGGTCGCCTCCGCATGGGCGCTCGGCTGGGCCACCGAGAACGTCGTGCTCCCCTCCTTCGCCGAGGGTGACGTCACCGCCGGCGCCGCCGCCACGGGGGTCGCGCTCATCGTCGGCGTCGCGCTCGTCAAGGCGCTCGGCGTCGCGCTGCGCCGTTTCCTCGCCGGCGTCATGCAGTACCGCATGCAGGCCAGGACCAGGCGCGGCGTCACCCGCCAGTACCTGCGCCTCCCGCTCGCCTGGCACCATCGCCACCCCACCGGCCAGCTGCTGTCCAACGCCAGCGCCGACACCGAGGCCACCTGGGCCCCGCTGGCGCCGCTGCCGATGGCCGTGGGCGTGGTCGTCATGCTGGTGACCGCCGCCGTCGCGATGGTCCTCGCCGACCCCGCGCTCGCTCTCATCGGCTTTCTGATCTTTCCGCTGATCGCCCTGCTCAACATGGTCTACCAGCGCAGGCTCAGCCCGATAGCCACCCGCGCCCAGCAGCTGCGCGCCGAGGTGAGCGAGATCGCCCACGAGAGCTTCGACGGCGCGCTCGTCATCAAGACGCTCGGCCGCGAGGAGGAGGAGACCGCGCGCTTCCGGGCCAGGGCGCACGAGCTGCGCGACGCCAACA
It contains:
- a CDS encoding glutamine synthetase family protein, with product MTQRHTDEVESLDPASRRVLERAEAEGIELIRFLYTDHGGVTRGKAASRSRLAERLRSGIGHTRAMMAMNMLDQLQDVPGMGPVGEVRIVPDPATFVPLPYAPGAAAMLSDLRNQDGTPWEACPRAFLRDAVSALAEAGYTLMAAFEPEFTLGRREPGDPVDRLVPIDDSLCYAAFGFDTVHDYTIRLVQALEAQGMRVEHVHPELGHGQQELSIRHAPPLRAADNHVLYRETVRGVALRMSMWASLAPKPIAEQAGNGAHLHLSLWDAEGRRELLSDGAGGLSETGRWFVGGLLAHLPALTALTCGTVNSFRRLAPRMWASSYVCYGPDNREAAVRVCSPLGSGVVNLELKPSDSSANPYLSLGAVIHAGLDGVRRRLDPGDPVEVDPDTLTEAERHRLGLRRLPASLDEALDALTADEMLMEALGPLRRTAYLAVKRSEAAAFAVQDEEFELFHHFRVF
- a CDS encoding TIGR03085 family metal-binding protein, with the protein product MNHARAERQALCDLFDRLGPDVPTLCEGWTAFDLAAHLVLRERRLDALPGIALAPLASHTVAVQRSLKAEHGFAGLVRLVRSGPGGLYRLVPGLDAAVNTLEFFVHHEDLRRAQPGWEPRELSGDLEALIWRRLSKMAWLMLRRAPVAVVMRGPGGAVARGGRRGGPAVRLSGPPSELLLFCFGRQAHARVEAIGEERAVALLRSARLGV